The Manihot esculenta cultivar AM560-2 chromosome 11, M.esculenta_v8, whole genome shotgun sequence genome includes a region encoding these proteins:
- the LOC110626247 gene encoding MLO-like protein 6: MAGGGGGRSLEETPTWAVAIVCFVLVLISIIIEYIIHLIGKWLKKKHKRALYEALEKIKSELMLLGFISLLLTVGQGLISNICIPEKVGSTWHPCSKKEEEKLNNSPSTDDDDETRRKLLSISDSGGSFRRVLAGSATTDKCGEGKVPFVSSDGIHQLHIFIFVLAVFHVLYSFLTMALGRAKMRRWKSWEKETRTIEYQFSHDPERFRFARETSFGRRHLSFWTKTPVLIWVVCFFRQFVRSVPKVDYLTLRHGFIMAHLAPQSHMKFNFQKYINRSLEEDFKVVVGISPPIWFFAVLFLLFNTHGWYSYLWLPFIPLIIILLVGTKLQVIITKMAIRIQERGEVVKGVPVVQPGDHLFWFNRPSLLLYLINFVLFQNAFQLAFFAWSWKEFGIKSCFHEHLEDIIIRISMGVLIQILCSYVTLPLYALVTQMGSSMKPTIFNERVAAALRNWHQTAKKQIKRNKGSITPMSSKPTTPSHHISPVHLLRYYQNDIHNLQDSPRRSNFGWETDSPSPSHPNYGEGSSSSHYLNRGDDSISHHYSFQQQQIELNNIESDRNVNEPSSSQVASISEHEISVVPKEFSFDRRTSV; this comes from the exons ATGGCTGGCGGTGGCGGAGGAAGATCTCTGGAGGAGACGCCAACCTGGGCAGTCGCCATAGTTTGTTTTGTTTTAGTTTTGATTTCAATAATCATCGAATACATCATCCATCTTATAGGAAAG TGGTTAAAGAAGAAACACAAGAGAGCTCTTTATGAAGCACTTgaaaagatcaaatcag AGCTTATGTTGTTAGGTTTTATTTCCTTGCTTCTAACAGTAGGACAAGGTCTGATTTCAAATATATGCATACCAGAAAAAGTTGGATCAACCTGGCATCCATGCAGcaagaaggaagaagagaaactaaacaactccccatcaacagatgatgatgatgaaaccAGAAGAAAACTTCTCAGCATATCGGACTCCGGTGGAAGTTTCCGGCGTGTCTTGGCTGGCTCGGCAACAACAGACAAATGTGGTGAG GGTAAAGTTCCATTTGTGTCGTCAGATGGGATTCATCAACTCCATATTTTCATATTCGTGCTCGCAGTTTTTCATGTGCTTTACAGTTTCCTCACAATGGCTTTGGGCAGAGCCAAg ATGAGGCGTTGGAAATCTTGGGAGAAGGAAACAAGAACTATTGAATACCAGTTTTCACACG ATCCGGAAAGGTTCAGGTTTGCAAGAGAAACATCATTTGGAAGGAGACACTTGAGCTTTTGGACAAAGACACCTGTCCTTATTTGGGTT GTTTGCTTCTTTAGGCAATTTGTGAGGTCGGTTCCTAAAGTTGACTATTTAACATTGAGACATGGTTTTATCATg GCACATTTGGCACCTCAAAGCCAcatgaaatttaatttccaaaaatatattaataggtCATTAGAAGAGGATTTCAAGGTTGTTGTTGGAATAAG CCCACCAATTTGGTTCTTCGCAGTTCTATTCTTACTCTTTAACACTCATG GGTGGTATTCTTATCTATGGCTTCCATTTATTCCACTTATA ATCATCCTGTTGGTGGGGACAAAGCTACAGGTGATAATAACCAAAATGGCGATCAGAATTCAAGAGAGAGGTGAGGTAGTGAAGGGTGTGCCTGTGGTTCAGCCTGGAGATCACCTCTTCTGGTTCAACCGTCCAAGCCTTCTTCTTTATCTTATCAATTTTGTTCTCTTTCAG AATGCCTTCCAGCTTGCTTTTTTTGCATGGAGTTGG AAAGAATTTGGCATAAAATCTTGTTTCCATGAACATTTGGAGGATATAATCATCAGAATTTCAATGGG GGTACTTATACAAATACTTTGCAGCTATGTCACTCTCCCTCTCTATGCCCTTGTCACACAG ATGGGTTCATCAATGAAGCCAACAATTTTCAACGAAAGAGTAGCTGCAGCGCTAAGAAACTGGCATCAAACGGCTAAAAAACAAATCAAAAGAAATAAGGGGTCCATCACCCCTATGTCTAGTAAACCAACCACACCATCCCACCATATATCGCCAGTGCACCTTCTCCGATATTACCAAAACGACATTCACAATCTTCAAGATTCTCCTAGAAGATCAAATTTCGGTTGGGAAACAGACTCTCCATCTCCTTCTCATCCTAATTATGGTGAAGGTTCATCGTCCTCACATTATCTGAATCGCGGTGACGATTCAATATCCCATCACTATTCCTTTCAGCAACAACAAATAGAGTTAAATAATATAGAATCCGATAGAAATGTAAATGAACCAAGTTCGAGTCAAGTGGCATCGATCTCAGAACATGAAATTAGTGTAGTGCCAAAGGAGTTTTCATTTGATAGAAGAACAAGTGTTTAA